The following proteins are co-located in the Methylomonas sp. 11b genome:
- a CDS encoding UvrD-helicase domain-containing protein, with product MQTPTPNPLPRYQLSPWAKWFAKDRRFHSVALEQKILVLIDEYQKQHKLQLLSLKPGIGIENGWFWDTLLISQLDGQTLRFGGVDKKQSALLQVALKRHVIQHIQRFYQQLAPALIQAAQEAKLVFSGQRYIRRAVADYWFNRHAALATGFHRPDCLQHLPNELHPDYQYVRPLLDNTHEQIARLNQAFIDRQAQQFKAFFDQVETNPLTEAQRSACIIDEQHNLVLAGAGTGKTSTMIGRAGYLIYAGLAKPEQILMLAYARKAAHEMEERIQSKLGIQNLTVKTFHALGLDIISQVEGAMPAIDKMAEDDTLRAAFVDSQIQSLLEDERYRSRLLTYFLRFAYPYKSQFNFKTLGDYNAYIRENDMRTLQGELVKSYEECEIANFLYRQGIVYQYEANYQVNTSGPDYRVYQPDFFLPAYGIYIEHFAVNELNQTPPFINQENYLAGMTWKRALHAKYQTPLIETYSYQKQQGRLTEVLSEKLRAAGVQFQPLPQNELLNQLNQLGQVSEFSKLMAQILSLFKAAYLSIKQLVEKADKHEDQERMRAAAYLFEPIYQAYQQQLRDNATIDFDDMIGRAIEYVESGRFQSPYQYLLVDEFQDISASRARLLKALMSQQPEASLFSVGDDWQSIYRFTGSDVALTKEFQTHFGDTATSVLDQTFRFNNKIGEVASRFVIQNPSQINKQIRSLRLVEQAAVSLIKTDQDLTGIQAALDVIAGKAKPSASVLLLARFNFKRPDVAALKRCYPQLSLQFMTVHASKGKEADYVIVFGLEKGEHGFPSEKATHPLLELLLPQAEAFAHAEERRLFYVALTRARHHVYLVTNGLNPSPFVRELIDGDYAVTVDEFSGPGFQEQIADIPCPACKTGWMVPRDSQYGSFFGCNQYPLCNHTQRACQWCGGGLKTQGRFRVCENRRCDFVEPVCPRCQGAMVLRKGPHGQFWGCSHYRKNAAFSCSHTEQFIDLQAAKVKSTVNAA from the coding sequence ATGCAGACACCAACGCCTAACCCGTTACCACGTTATCAACTCAGTCCTTGGGCCAAGTGGTTTGCTAAAGATCGCCGCTTTCACAGCGTTGCCCTCGAGCAAAAAATACTGGTGTTAATCGATGAGTACCAAAAGCAACACAAGCTCCAGCTATTGAGTCTTAAGCCTGGTATTGGCATCGAAAATGGTTGGTTTTGGGATACTTTGCTGATCTCTCAGCTGGATGGCCAAACCTTACGATTTGGCGGCGTCGACAAAAAGCAGTCGGCGTTGTTGCAAGTAGCGTTAAAACGCCACGTTATTCAGCACATCCAGCGTTTCTATCAGCAGCTTGCACCCGCTTTGATACAAGCAGCCCAAGAAGCCAAACTGGTATTTTCCGGCCAACGTTATATTCGTCGCGCCGTGGCGGATTATTGGTTTAATCGCCATGCGGCGTTAGCGACAGGATTCCATCGTCCGGATTGTTTACAGCATTTGCCAAATGAACTGCACCCGGACTATCAGTATGTCCGGCCATTGCTAGACAACACGCACGAACAAATCGCCAGATTGAACCAAGCGTTTATCGATCGACAAGCCCAGCAATTCAAAGCCTTTTTTGATCAGGTCGAAACCAATCCACTGACCGAAGCGCAACGTAGCGCTTGCATCATCGACGAGCAGCATAACTTGGTGCTGGCCGGCGCGGGTACCGGTAAGACTAGCACCATGATCGGTCGCGCGGGTTATCTGATTTACGCAGGCCTGGCAAAACCCGAACAGATATTGATGCTGGCGTATGCCCGCAAAGCGGCGCACGAAATGGAAGAGCGCATCCAGTCCAAACTAGGGATTCAAAACCTGACGGTGAAAACCTTTCATGCCCTGGGTTTAGACATCATTAGCCAGGTTGAAGGTGCCATGCCGGCCATCGACAAAATGGCCGAAGACGACACCTTGCGAGCCGCGTTTGTCGATAGTCAAATTCAAAGTTTGCTGGAGGATGAACGTTATCGCTCGCGGCTGCTGACCTATTTTTTGCGCTTTGCCTATCCCTACAAAAGCCAATTCAATTTCAAGACTTTGGGTGACTACAACGCGTACATCCGTGAAAACGATATGCGTACGCTACAGGGCGAGCTCGTCAAAAGCTACGAGGAGTGCGAGATTGCCAATTTCTTGTATCGACAAGGCATTGTCTACCAATACGAAGCCAATTATCAGGTCAATACCTCGGGCCCGGACTATCGCGTCTACCAACCGGATTTCTTCCTGCCGGCTTACGGCATTTACATCGAACACTTTGCGGTCAACGAGCTGAATCAAACGCCGCCGTTTATCAATCAAGAAAACTACTTGGCCGGCATGACCTGGAAGCGGGCGTTACATGCGAAATATCAAACCCCGTTGATCGAAACTTACAGCTACCAGAAACAACAAGGACGATTGACCGAGGTTCTCAGTGAAAAATTACGGGCTGCTGGTGTTCAGTTCCAGCCTTTGCCGCAAAATGAATTATTGAACCAACTCAATCAGCTAGGCCAAGTATCGGAATTTAGCAAACTGATGGCCCAAATCCTCAGTTTGTTCAAAGCCGCTTACCTCAGCATCAAACAACTGGTCGAAAAGGCTGACAAGCATGAAGACCAGGAACGCATGCGCGCTGCCGCATATTTATTCGAACCGATCTACCAAGCCTACCAACAACAGTTGCGCGACAACGCCACCATCGACTTTGACGATATGATTGGCAGAGCCATTGAATACGTCGAATCCGGACGCTTTCAGTCTCCGTACCAATACTTATTGGTGGACGAGTTTCAGGATATTTCGGCTAGCCGGGCGCGCTTACTGAAAGCCTTGATGTCCCAGCAACCGGAAGCCAGCCTGTTCAGCGTGGGCGATGATTGGCAATCCATCTACCGTTTTACCGGCAGCGACGTTGCGCTGACCAAGGAGTTTCAAACCCACTTTGGCGATACGGCGACCAGCGTGCTGGATCAAACCTTTCGCTTCAATAACAAAATCGGTGAAGTGGCGTCGCGCTTCGTCATCCAAAACCCCAGCCAGATCAACAAACAGATTCGTAGCCTGCGACTTGTCGAGCAGGCTGCTGTGTCGCTAATCAAAACCGATCAGGATTTAACCGGCATACAGGCGGCACTCGACGTCATCGCTGGTAAGGCCAAGCCATCCGCGAGTGTTCTGCTGTTAGCGCGTTTCAACTTTAAACGGCCCGATGTCGCCGCTTTAAAGCGGTGCTATCCGCAGCTGTCACTGCAATTCATGACGGTACATGCCTCCAAGGGCAAAGAAGCCGATTACGTCATCGTGTTTGGCTTGGAAAAGGGCGAACACGGCTTTCCATCGGAAAAAGCTACCCATCCCTTGCTAGAGCTATTGCTGCCTCAGGCCGAGGCCTTCGCGCATGCCGAAGAACGGCGCCTGTTTTACGTGGCACTGACGCGGGCTCGGCATCACGTGTATTTGGTCACGAACGGCCTTAACCCGTCGCCATTCGTCAGAGAATTAATCGACGGTGACTATGCCGTTACAGTCGACGAATTTAGCGGACCCGGTTTTCAAGAGCAAATTGCCGACATTCCCTGTCCAGCGTGCAAAACTGGCTGGATGGTGCCACGAGACAGCCAGTACGGCAGTTTCTTCGGCTGCAACCAATATCCACTCTGCAATCACACACAACGGGCTTGCCAATGGTGTGGCGGTGGCTTGAAAACCCAAGGCCGTTTTCGTGTTTGTGAAAATCGCCGTTGCGACTTCGTAGAACCCGTTTGCCCACGTTGCCAAGGTGCCATGGTACTGCGCAAAGGCCCACATGGCCAATTCTGGGGCTGCTCGCATTACCGTAAAAACGCGGCGTTTTCCTGTTCGCATACCGAGCAATTTATCGATTTGCAGGCGGCAAAGGTCAAATCAACCGTCAACGCCGCTTAA